gtgacggtttcttgagtgaaagtgtgtgaaagtgggaaatcgtggtaaaatcagttccatatcgtgtggagacttggttgatcgtccacccactactttgctaactccttcaaccgtttgcacgaattactcacatttctcatcgtggatgaacacacatgccgtaggccgccagaccaaaaccctaattgatattcgctcatgtgacgtgattgatgtttcacgaacgtggagtctgcaaagcagacatgtatttgattagtcagtcattgacttattagacagtgagtctaagttttgttgaattgagcatgagtgacgaatgctcagtgattcatggattgaacacacGTACAGTTCTTATGATGATATTGTTCGTCTGAGCAagtattgtaaattcgagcaactaagcaagtattgctcgattcgacgaattactgattaCTGAATCTTGATAGTTGGAtcattcgagcaactgagcaagtattgctcaattcgacgaattactgaatatcgataaattactgaatattgaatattgatagttggattaatattcgagcaactgagaaagtattgctcaattcgacgaattatttattggtaacatgacccaataaaatattaattaaaatattggtagcctaccaaatattatgtaattaatctgaatgttgattactggatcaacataaatttattagtgtttgaacttgctcagaatgatgatttgttgagcgtttctccgaaaccctaatttttgaccaattgttcgtcaattgatgaattgctgaaaatatgtcataagtgagggagggaccgaccaaatGGGATGGtggacgtccatgtggttcccaaatgctcaagtgagcgtgcaccagagtCCTCGgctgaccggttggtgaaagaatgatcaagtGCTGGTGTTgaccatttattaaaatagtgcccgtttgagcattaggtgatgaaacctaattatggagaagtgagggaccgaccaagggggaaTATAGAACCGTCCCATGGTAGTGttggaccaactgatggtcgattgagcaaattccaagttggttggaaagagtttggacccgacatgagaaattgagcaaattaggtcaaaattataagaatgtgtgggaccggctcctttcaagccttagggccggccttggtcggtcaaggaagcatgaacGTGTCACCATAatatccgtgtctcagtcctgagagattcggtattttctggtgtgtgtttgagcaatatcttgaattttcagaagagttcgatctttgaccgaaattcttgattttcctcgaatgagcaagtaggatttTGCTCGTTAgattaatattttgagaatattaaaataataataatattttaatattttttcgtgaatagcctagtcggtgaTGTGACCGTTTGACTTtctggctttttcatggtttgagcaatatttgagaaaatatgaagaaaccatgatttttgctcaaacggaggagtttcatgagatgagggaaataataattatgaaaacaaggattTCAAGGTGttggaccggccatggctagggcatgtccgGATGGCTAGTAGCCCGGTCCCGCgataccttttcctattttattatttttcatgaaaccgtgaaaatatggagaaaccgtgagttttgctcaaacaaggaaagttgctcgaatgaaggagttttcatgagttcatgaaaataagaaaataagaaaaataaaggtaACAGGCGTGGGGGACTGGCCAatggcggcatgaccggccggccggtgggcccggtcccctaggcacctcttttattattttttatatattatttttctctctcatattttgtgtaggattccttgtttgtccatatttttgaatactcgttcgcgcatttgggtgctcgtttgtgcatcattgttaagtacacttgcaccattttattggggcttactcggtgatagtccagatgcccgattgttgagtaattattactaattcatgatattcagcggagaatgattcatgaaacggagcaataattatgaattgtgcatccattactaatccatgaattcaACCGGCGAATTCAGGGAACGGGGAtgaattggttatctattactaatccatggagtcagccggggattcatggaacggagtaatgagatataatagattattttctaggaattcagtggcgaatgtcacggtagaattaatataTTGtaaaatcgagatatgagatagttgaagcatcatactcgttctgaaaggtgcatagtcagggaacaacgtgcagcgtcgttaacgtcctgaaggcgtttagccccctcaacaaacaattatgtaggagagccgcctgaatctatacacagtctctctacatagtcagggaacaacgagtgtcgctgacgtcctgaaggcgttaagccctcaaaacaaacaattatataggaggaccgcccaatcgttcttctatataGAGGTGGGCCTCTCTATGTAgttagggaacaacgagtatcgccgacgtcctgaaggtgttaagcCCTCCGACAAAAAATTCTGTGTAGaggaccgcccaattatgttattctacatagaggtcacgaTGAAATGTGTAGCATCGagcgctcagctagtgggaggcctttcgagaaacatattcatcatggctatgagaggaactcgatcaaatatcgtgaaacggttcacggatcataaaacacgaatcgtcacatgagATCCTGAAAGCCGGGTCAGAATTTACGATATTGACTTTTGTCGAAAATCTGGCATCAACAGTAAGGAATCGGATTGGATGCGGATTAGTTAAAAACgagcccatgctcacccctaggaGCGGACTTTGACCGTTTCTTCAAATGAGGCCCAGAACCCAAGCTATCGTAACAGACAGGCCCATAGGTGCAATAGTTGAGGCCCTTGGAAGGGAAAGAGGAGTTCGGAAACCCTACTTATCGCCCTACCCTATAAATATCACTCATCGGAAATCTTAGGAATATCAAGTTACTGCTCCTCCTCTCCGTATAATCTAGGGTTTCtgtaaaattttagggttttaatttttgttcttcgAAATTTTAAGGTTTATTTTTTGAGCAGAAAGAATTATTTGGGATTAACAATGACGATATTGTAATGGTCTCGTTCGTCGTAATGGCTGTTAATCATGGCCTTGCCGACCACTCTATATATCACCACCCATATTCTGAGTTTCACCCCCAAATCgaactcgtttttttttttttttttttttttttttttttttttttttttttttttttttttttttttttttggtttctatgTTTTTAAGTTATTTGATTCGATTAAATTTGGTAGGGTATTGATTTATACTTGTTTGAAATTTTCTGAAGTGGCTTATGATTAAAGAAATTATAGACAAGCATATGGCTGAATCTATTCTATGTTGATAAATCTAATCCTATGAAGCCTCTTTTCGATCAATCGGTTATCCTTTTGTAATTTTAGATTTGGTTACTGTTCAAATTTTTAGTTGGGAATGAAATTGATGGTGAAGGAGTAAAGAAGTGATGATTGTTGCATAGTTCAGATGAGATCCGTCTCTGATTAATTTAAACAGAAATTAGTCTTTCGCTCCTATCTGATCAACTCCTTCCTACCATTTTGGTGATTTTTAGGTTGGGTTTTGTTATTTTGTCTAAATGTGGTTGATTGATTTAGTTTTGCAGGAAGGTCCTCTATTTATCTCACTCCTGCTTGAATGAGTTCATACTAGATCCCTGGTATCCAGGAATTCTGAGCCAGGTGCGCTCTCAATAGgcagcagctgcggcatttcgaGTAGGGTTTTGTAGAACCAAAATGGGCATTCAGTGATTTAATGAAGGGGAATTTAATTTTGATTACCATGTACTGTTCAGAAATTTCATTTCATAATCATTTGAGTTTTAACTTTTGAATTGTAAATGCTTTCTAGaacatcaaaatttctttttagtgATTTGATAGTTGGGACATTAACATTTTTCCTCATTATCGAAAAATTGAATGCTTTTTCAAAAAACAAAGCTATCTTGCCATTTTAGAGCAAAATTAGATTCTCTTTTAACATTGAGATTTGAGACGCACCAGAACATGGCGTTCCAAAACATCAAATCTTTGAGTTGAGTATTGATTTCATAGCAAACCGCGTAGTAGACAACAAAAACTACGACATTCTGATAAAATGTATAATTTACAAATCCGGAGTCATAACATTTTGACTGCATCTTGCATTTCTTGGTTTCACTACACAACAGTTTCAAAAGTAGAACCAGAGGCTCTAGATAGACCAACATTTAAAGTGAAACCCAGCTTTGAACTCACGAGGCACGTTTACATCATCAATGTGGACATATTTCGTAAGCCCAGAGAGTCAATTCCACAACGCATCTTGACCATAACATTTGTTCACGAGATAGCCATCCGGTCACGTGTCCAGGACGACTTTTCTGATGCGGGAAATAGCTAATTGATTGCAATTTTGTGCCGATGTAGTTTTAGGCGAGTATTTTTCCTACCGGTACTCACCGTAACCCGTGAGACCTCGCAACAGATTTGAGGCATCTTTGCTGCATATAATACGTCCATATTTTTCAGCAAGTTAAGTGAAAAACAGATGCATAGTAATTCAGTAATCTAATCTAATGTCGGTGGGATTGCATTTCAACACGTGGTTCATTGCACAAGTTATTTCTTGGTTTCTAGAAGAAATGAAAGGCGGCAAAGATTGTGATCGACTTTTATTGAAAATTCTACAAACAATGCAATTGCCCTTGTCTACTGAGGTTCGTATTGCCTACCTCTGAATTCAGAAAATCTTTATACTTACACGATTTCACTTGTATTATTAAATTATCTTAACCAGCTTTCTTAAACGTAATTCTCACACACTAATAACTTCGTCCCCACTTCCTTTTTAGAGAGATTATCTACTCTTTGGTCTCTCCCCGGGTtgtcttagagcatccacagtgggcgagtataatcaaatttatgggatgagatcctaacacagtgggacggagtaaagatcaaatttggaccaaagatcaaattctagaccaaatatggtcgcgaccaaatcccaaattctaatatagtcgggcgtaaatttaaagtacgcttgatgctgggcgtaaatttaaagtacgcttgttaacgggcggagatttaaattacgcccgatgaactttaaaagtccgcctgttaaaatttccaaagaatggggcggacttttaaagtccgcccgatgaaattttaatgaggcggacttttaaagtccgcctgttaaaatttacaaaggatggggcggacttttaaagtccgcctgatggaattttaatggggcggacttttaaagtccgcctgacgaaattttaatcatgtaccgttgcgtcacaccacggactaaacccaaattttggtcttttttttgatctttgatctttggttttgatcgcaccactgcagttgctcttatccCCCTCTCCTCAAACTCAAAGTAGCTAACCCATGTCAACTACTAACTATATAACTCCCTCATGGTCATGGTAGTTGAACCATATGCACATTGCACACCTTTCATATCCCCTCCTCAAGTAAATTAGCAACACCTATGAATACATCTGTCTCTccacatttcttgtttttaaggCATTAACTCTATCTTTATTTCCACTTATAATGTTCACACCCAACTAACTATTGATTTCTAAACCGTTTTTAGCTTTCTAATTTATGATTATCACTTTGGATTTGACTTCTCAAATCTTTATATAGACACACCAATCCCATTTTCCATTTTCAATCTAAATCCAAACCCCAAatcataaagaaaagaaaagaaaagaaaagaaaaaacatagcAAGAAATATATATAGAAGCTGATTCTTGAGTGTATACAGAATGGATAAAGAAAGATTAACAGCTGAAATGGAATTtaaagattcatcatcatcatcatcaacatcaattgTGATCAAGATCAAGAAAAGCTTACCTGATTTCTTACAATCAGTGAAGCTAAAATATGTTAAACTGGGTTACAAGTTAACATGTGATTATGCAACAATTCTTAGATGGTTTGTAGTTATACCTCTCTTTATAGCTGCAACGATTCAACTCACTGGTATACGATTCGACCAAGTTTCTGATTTATGGAGGAGTCGAGGAGCTGTTGATATGGCTGCTGGGTTAACTGGTTTCACAGTCTTACTCTTTATCTTAACTCTTTATTGGGTTAAGCGGCCTAGACCGGTTTACTTGGTGGATTTCTCTTGTTTCAAACCAGATGATAGTTTGAAATCTACCGTCGACGCGTTCATTAAGATGACGGAAGATCATGGGTCATTCGACGAACAAACTATTCAGTTTCAGAAACGGATAGCGACCCGTTCTGGTTTAGGTGATGAAACATATGTACCGAGTGCTATTACTTCGAGACCACCAAATTTGAACATGAAAGAAGCTAGAGCGGAGGCTGAAATGGTTATGTTCCGTTCATTAGATACTCTTTTCGAGAAAACCGGTGTTCATCCGAGTCAAGTCGGTATACTTATAGTGAATTGCAGTTTATTTTGTCCAACTCCATCTCTTTCGTCAATGATTGTGAATCATTACAAAATGAGAACAGATATTAAGAGTTTTAATCTCGGTGGAATGGGTTGCAGTGCAGGGTTAATATCCATCGATCTAGCCAAGGACTTACTGAAGGCGAATCCGAATACGTATGCAGTTGTTGTTAGCATGGAGAATATAACGTTAAATTGGTATTTTGGAAATGATAAATCTATGCTTTTGTGTAACTGCATATTTAGAATGGGTGGTGCAGCAGTTCTACTCTCGAACATGAATCGTGATCGAGCTAAGTCGAAATACGAGCTGGTTCATACGGTTCGAACTCATAAAGGTGCTGATGATAATAGTTATAATTGTGTTTaccaaagagaagatgaagagggaAATGTTGGTGTATCTCTAGCTAGGGAATTGATGGCTGTTGCTGGTGATGCTCTGAAGACGAATATTACTACTCTTGGTCCATTGGTGTTACCGTTCACCGAGCAGTTCATGTTCTTCGTTTCTCTGGTGAGACGGAAAGTGTTGAAGCAGGCCAAAGTTAAACCTTATATTCCCGATTTCAAGACTGCCTTCGAACATTTCTGTATTCATGCTGGTGGTAGAGCTGTGCTAGACGAGTTAGAAAAGAATTTGCAACTCAGCAGTTGGCACATGGAACCATCAAGGATGACATTACACCGATTCGGTAATACGTCGAGCAGTTCGCTTTGGTACGAGTTAGCTTATACTGAGGCAAAAGGACGGGTATCGAGGGGTGACCGAGTTTGGCAAATCGCTTTTGGTTCAGGCTTTAAATGTAATAGTGCTGTTTGGAGAGCCCTTAGAGAGATTCCTGTTGGTGAGTGTACGACTAACCCATGGGCTGACTCAGTAGATCGTTATCCAGTTAAGGTTCCAGTTGGCTAGTTGTGCTAGTGGCAACCTTTCACGGACGTGTACATGGAAGTAGAATTCGCtattcggatattctaattgattcatTTATTATTGGTTGTTACTGTGTGTATATGTTGCATGTTGGGCGAAAATAAGCTTAAGAAACATGTAAGTTTGTTCTGGTATCATTCCATTGTTGTGACCGATACCCTTTTCTTGTATGATATTTATGACCGATACCTTTTTCTTGTATAATATTTACTGTGAATAAGTTTTATTTTACTTATAAGATTAAATTTTGGGTAAAGATCCAATGACATGGTTAGAATGATATTTGGTTGACATTTTTGcactatttttcttgtgaaactcaaatgtcaataaatttaacctgactaaattggggcctataactacatgataaaatagggtcattaagaaataattcatagaaacctcttatccactatttatgttaatgccTGATATGTCCTTATTAAATTAGTGCTAATTCGAAAAATTAAAAagtgtttaatcaagttaatcctgaGATTAACTTTCATTAATGCATAATCAAAACCtgtaaaaaaaatttttttactcgatccagaatcggttgatgttagtgcatttgtaaaccgattctgggttgagttttatGCTTGGAAAgatgtaaacccagaatcggagtTTGATTTatacccacataaaccgattcttaaaatcgggcttttgtaatgcacatgtaaaccgattatgccttactttcagaaacaagaTATTCactacatagtttaggaaattagcccactacatatatataggactcagtatgggaattctagaatttgacacgtCAAATGCTCGTCAATGAACTTCCGAACACGTCGATACAACGTCGTGTATTCTTTGTGGTAAATGAACTttctttccccattacgaattctccatagccagttgaaacgttccagctgaaattcaatgaattcttatatgttagtatgtgaactagtgtagttgaaataggtataaaaatgatcgcattactcactttttccctaagaggagaTCGTGGATGATAgtggcacaccatatttctaactattacgtactctcgcattgcgccttttatgtagttgaatcgaaaagccaagtctctccattttcGGTTATTGGGATTCGTTgtacgcccgtaaaagaactctttaactctcttccaaaatattgaatagatttcattcggacgttcgTGGAACGTATTAGCAAAGGATTTAACCAGACATAAATCTTCAAacggttcccattccattttctaggctaagtgtgtgatgtgggagtggctcaaagagtttgtccttatatagatgaagtctcaacggctatttttttttactca
The nucleotide sequence above comes from Papaver somniferum cultivar HN1 chromosome 8, ASM357369v1, whole genome shotgun sequence. Encoded proteins:
- the LOC113303892 gene encoding 3-ketoacyl-CoA synthase 1-like, yielding MDKERLTAEMEFKDSSSSSSTSIVIKIKKSLPDFLQSVKLKYVKLGYKLTCDYATILRWFVVIPLFIAATIQLTGIRFDQVSDLWRSRGAVDMAAGLTGFTVLLFILTLYWVKRPRPVYLVDFSCFKPDDSLKSTVDAFIKMTEDHGSFDEQTIQFQKRIATRSGLGDETYVPSAITSRPPNLNMKEARAEAEMVMFRSLDTLFEKTGVHPSQVGILIVNCSLFCPTPSLSSMIVNHYKMRTDIKSFNLGGMGCSAGLISIDLAKDLLKANPNTYAVVVSMENITLNWYFGNDKSMLLCNCIFRMGGAAVLLSNMNRDRAKSKYELVHTVRTHKGADDNSYNCVYQREDEEGNVGVSLARELMAVAGDALKTNITTLGPLVLPFTEQFMFFVSLVRRKVLKQAKVKPYIPDFKTAFEHFCIHAGGRAVLDELEKNLQLSSWHMEPSRMTLHRFGNTSSSSLWYELAYTEAKGRVSRGDRVWQIAFGSGFKCNSAVWRALREIPVGECTTNPWADSVDRYPVKVPVG